From a region of the Candidatus Edwardsbacteria bacterium genome:
- a CDS encoding T9SS type A sorting domain-containing protein, which produces MKQRLWLAMGLVLLLSFTSVLFAKPRPKAKVMPLKAPLAAKATVDTVFFDNFETDTMGWDTMDMATQEPYWNINTYSPIGAYAGQHWWCGTNDFAGVWPNSPGYGNGWVQMLQSPAFDLTAISSDSVQLKFYHYYNIEPPGGGDDWDCVNLWGSTDGGDNWFILRPDTIRSQGGGTAAYNLKKSYAWTYTGMVPDTFPVPGWGGTNGAWKYVAFDLSAYKGQNLSLRFATVSDPLESDENGGPYHGAWYIDNISVDTVYNTGVRGPIFFDDCELGNLGWTAGSKPPKIHWHKTTFRSASATQSWYCGDDSTRQYWWGYSDAIVSPLIDLTPVQNTQPCYVDFKVFPALPDDGTDANTYWDCYSVDISADSGKSWAGVTPYIYIDNTAAWVDQSVIGVLDISNYIGKVVKIRIGMSSDGDFNVGEGLYVDDFIVTGKTREPLPGPSTILLVDNDGNAVDLKAESWTKYMEASVANLGYRYSLATIGTNKVMPTGYLEQFPVVIWNLGANYDGKAGASYKALTPYDQENLKSYLDNGGKLWMAGQTYFGFSAPALDTTVHPNLWSDYLHLAPDNGWINTTCYTGTGVASDPIGDGLYDSLLYDPINGGGAIWTTPNYGYSLTPDPAFSDAAGFLTDDGANFIGIRYWDGVSGNYQMVYTSFPFEAVSSQLKRDTLASRIIQWLLPGAPEYMPPAVPTGLTAAQQYDSVVCAWNANSEPDLVGYNVYRALQVGLPVWVKIGTVATNSFVDKSITDGAIYHYAVTAFDDKLPANESVLSTWFYLQVTSWKGVEGEPVASSPRYFSLGQNTPNPFSRSTNIQFALPAQSRVRLVVYNITGQQVRTLVDDNLNPGFHNITWNGSDKSGQAVANGIYFYRMTATNSNNSGGSASGGEASGSNGQKFAQTKRLNLVK; this is translated from the coding sequence ATGAAGCAAAGATTATGGTTAGCAATGGGCTTGGTGCTTTTGTTAAGTTTCACTTCGGTGTTATTTGCCAAGCCAAGGCCCAAGGCCAAAGTAATGCCCTTAAAGGCGCCGCTTGCGGCCAAGGCTACGGTGGACACAGTGTTCTTCGACAACTTTGAAACCGACACCATGGGCTGGGACACCATGGATATGGCCACCCAGGAACCCTACTGGAACATTAATACATATTCGCCCATCGGCGCCTATGCCGGGCAGCATTGGTGGTGCGGTACCAACGATTTTGCCGGAGTCTGGCCCAACTCGCCGGGCTACGGAAACGGCTGGGTGCAGATGCTTCAATCTCCGGCCTTTGATCTGACAGCAATATCCTCGGATTCCGTCCAATTAAAATTTTACCATTACTACAATATCGAGCCGCCCGGCGGCGGAGATGACTGGGACTGCGTCAACCTGTGGGGATCAACAGACGGAGGGGACAACTGGTTCATTCTGCGGCCCGACACCATCCGTTCCCAGGGCGGCGGAACGGCGGCCTATAATCTTAAAAAATCCTACGCCTGGACCTATACCGGCATGGTGCCCGACACCTTTCCGGTGCCGGGCTGGGGCGGCACCAACGGGGCCTGGAAATATGTGGCCTTCGACCTATCTGCCTACAAGGGACAGAACCTGAGCCTGCGTTTTGCCACGGTCAGCGATCCATTGGAATCTGACGAGAATGGCGGCCCCTACCACGGTGCCTGGTATATTGATAATATCTCGGTGGACACAGTTTACAATACCGGCGTACGGGGGCCGATCTTTTTTGACGACTGCGAATTGGGCAACCTGGGCTGGACCGCCGGATCCAAGCCGCCCAAGATTCACTGGCACAAGACCACTTTCCGGTCAGCCAGCGCCACCCAGTCGTGGTACTGCGGGGACGATAGCACCAGACAATACTGGTGGGGCTATTCCGACGCCATCGTTTCCCCCCTGATAGACCTGACCCCGGTCCAGAACACCCAGCCCTGCTATGTGGACTTCAAGGTGTTCCCGGCCCTGCCGGATGACGGCACCGATGCCAACACCTATTGGGACTGCTATTCGGTGGATATCTCCGCCGACAGCGGCAAGAGCTGGGCGGGCGTAACGCCGTATATTTATATCGACAACACCGCCGCCTGGGTTGATCAGTCCGTTATTGGGGTGCTGGATATCAGCAACTATATCGGCAAGGTCGTCAAGATCAGGATCGGCATGAGCTCCGACGGCGATTTCAATGTGGGCGAAGGCCTATACGTGGACGATTTCATCGTTACCGGCAAGACCCGCGAGCCCCTTCCCGGACCCAGCACCATACTACTGGTGGACAACGACGGCAATGCGGTTGACCTGAAAGCTGAATCCTGGACAAAATATATGGAGGCTTCCGTAGCCAATCTGGGATACCGATACAGTCTGGCCACCATCGGTACCAACAAGGTGATGCCGACCGGCTACCTGGAGCAGTTCCCGGTGGTCATCTGGAACCTGGGCGCCAACTACGACGGCAAGGCGGGCGCATCCTATAAGGCCCTGACCCCGTACGATCAGGAGAATTTAAAATCATATCTGGACAACGGCGGCAAGCTGTGGATGGCCGGGCAGACCTATTTTGGCTTCAGCGCACCTGCCCTGGATACCACCGTGCATCCCAATCTGTGGAGTGATTACCTGCACCTGGCCCCGGACAACGGTTGGATCAACACCACCTGCTACACCGGGACCGGGGTGGCCAGCGATCCCATCGGAGACGGATTATACGACAGTCTGTTGTATGATCCCATCAATGGCGGCGGCGCGATCTGGACAACCCCCAATTACGGCTACAGCCTGACCCCGGATCCGGCCTTCAGCGATGCAGCCGGGTTCCTGACCGACGACGGCGCAAACTTCATCGGGATCAGATATTGGGACGGCGTCTCAGGCAACTATCAGATGGTATACACCTCCTTCCCGTTCGAGGCGGTCTCATCGCAGCTAAAACGCGATACCCTGGCCTCCCGGATCATCCAGTGGCTGCTGCCGGGCGCTCCGGAATACATGCCTCCGGCGGTTCCCACCGGTTTGACGGCAGCCCAGCAATATGACAGCGTGGTCTGCGCCTGGAACGCCAACAGCGAACCCGACCTGGTCGGCTACAATGTTTACCGGGCTTTGCAGGTGGGCCTGCCGGTATGGGTCAAGATCGGGACCGTGGCCACAAATTCCTTTGTGGACAAGTCTATTACCGACGGCGCTATCTATCATTACGCAGTTACCGCCTTTGACGATAAACTGCCGGCCAACGAAAGCGTGCTTTCCACCTGGTTCTACCTGCAGGTAACTTCATGGAAGGGCGTGGAAGGGGAGCCGGTTGCTTCATCTCCCAGATACTTCAGCCTGGGACAGAACACTCCCAACCCCTTCAGCCGGTCCACCAACATTCAATTTGCTCTGCCGGCCCAGAGCCGGGTCAGGCTGGTTGTTTATAACATCACCGGACAGCAGGTGAGGACTTTGGTTGATGACAACCTGAATCCCGGCTTCCATAATATCACCTGGAATGGATCGGACAAGAGCGGCCAGGCGGTTGCCAACGGCATCTATTTCTACCGGATGACCGCCACAAACAGTAATAATTCAGGCGGATCCGCCTCTGGCGGAGAGGCTTCGGGCAGCAACGGCCAGAAGTTTGCCCAGACCAAACGTTTAAACCTGGTTAAATAA
- a CDS encoding T9SS type A sorting domain-containing protein, whose amino-acid sequence MRKYIFLTAAIIMTAIAANAAAPSITLTTLWPDTSFTGPYTVRTVIKCPEGVNYPMLGFYFNPDGFGGDPYQWPYVWNDPSDNWIEEYTQVGDTFYFDIPTVPIGLETPVEVGYLVYAENAGTAEYVYDPGWDTCYSFINKVYSPAYSNVSVLRDTFYTGPFIVRTNLTTAYGDTVNNDILNSDIVGGPDCIRDSVGADGFYYYIMPRHGGASLTPITVNWFMMAYDTMGNWGQYPTKRDTTNHFRIIDPWSYNTKLIANTDQLGPFPVWTSFKSEGSIANDSLWIYQSGWVPYPRDSMVGGVYYYTIPAQSLPVVNPVSVTWHIKAGDDLTGNYSYQPVTAPLTNNEFRIFDWTPPQVSNTTAWKDTSYTGPFPVYTQVSDTSGISQVRLYYRVKPFTSADTSWSYLPMSLTGSPNEYQGSIPPQYPGTMVQYYVSGRDGALDQAGQPIWNTGYYPAGGSLTPWHFFVGEHKHKILLVNDALPANAYGQYYLTSMDTTGVLYGYWDNRKANVLSVLGNFDVLVWFTGDDSLTTLTQTERDSLSAFLDRGGNLLLSSKNLGQNVSDTATFYNSYLKADFDVSNVAAANINSIGQVALPISHGIADSLYIYTGGTAGNWRSIDRMFPLAGAESVFQFRTIGGSSVIRCSTAVYKTVFASIPLEAVATISAGKLSRTEFIARSLRWFGIPAFYKVEGEPEALVYGKTTILNQARPNPFTSNTSISYALPTASRVALKVYNIVGQEIATLCDGEQAAGMHEVSWNGRDNSGRKVSNGVYLYRLTTGNQSLTKKMVKVR is encoded by the coding sequence ATGCGTAAATATATATTTCTAACCGCCGCTATAATTATGACGGCCATCGCTGCCAATGCAGCCGCACCGTCCATCACTTTAACCACCCTCTGGCCGGACACCAGCTTTACCGGACCATACACCGTCAGGACGGTTATAAAATGTCCGGAAGGTGTAAATTACCCAATGCTTGGGTTTTACTTTAATCCCGACGGATTTGGAGGAGATCCTTATCAATGGCCGTATGTTTGGAATGATCCCAGCGATAACTGGATCGAGGAATATACCCAGGTAGGAGACACTTTCTACTTTGACATTCCGACAGTACCGATTGGATTGGAAACTCCGGTAGAGGTGGGCTATTTGGTTTATGCAGAAAACGCCGGCACTGCTGAATATGTCTATGATCCCGGTTGGGACACTTGCTATAGCTTCATCAACAAGGTATATTCCCCGGCCTACAGCAATGTCAGCGTCCTGAGGGACACCTTTTATACCGGTCCTTTCATAGTTAGAACAAATTTAACCACTGCCTACGGCGACACGGTGAATAACGATATTCTCAACAGTGATATCGTGGGCGGGCCCGACTGTATTCGGGACAGCGTTGGGGCCGACGGGTTCTACTATTACATCATGCCCCGCCACGGCGGCGCCTCGCTGACCCCCATCACTGTCAACTGGTTCATGATGGCCTACGATACGATGGGCAACTGGGGCCAATATCCCACCAAGCGAGATACTACGAACCATTTCCGGATCATCGATCCCTGGTCATACAACACCAAATTGATCGCCAATACCGACCAATTGGGGCCCTTCCCGGTATGGACCAGCTTCAAGAGCGAGGGCAGTATCGCCAACGATTCCCTATGGATCTACCAGTCCGGCTGGGTCCCGTATCCCCGGGACAGCATGGTCGGGGGGGTCTATTATTACACCATCCCGGCCCAGAGCCTGCCGGTGGTCAACCCGGTTAGCGTTACCTGGCACATCAAGGCCGGCGATGACCTGACCGGGAACTACAGCTACCAGCCGGTCACCGCACCTCTTACCAATAACGAATTCCGGATATTCGACTGGACCCCGCCCCAGGTAAGCAATACCACTGCCTGGAAGGACACCTCTTACACCGGGCCGTTCCCGGTATACACCCAGGTAAGCGATACCTCCGGCATATCCCAGGTCAGGCTTTATTACCGGGTAAAACCGTTCACCTCCGCCGATACCAGCTGGAGCTATCTGCCGATGTCTCTTACCGGCAGTCCCAACGAATATCAGGGCTCCATCCCCCCGCAGTATCCCGGCACCATGGTCCAGTATTATGTCAGCGGACGGGACGGGGCTTTGGACCAGGCCGGACAGCCCATCTGGAATACCGGATATTATCCGGCCGGCGGATCGCTCACCCCCTGGCATTTCTTTGTAGGAGAGCACAAGCATAAAATACTGCTGGTCAACGATGCCCTGCCGGCCAATGCTTACGGGCAGTATTATCTGACCTCTATGGATACCACCGGGGTGCTCTACGGCTACTGGGACAACCGCAAGGCCAATGTCCTGTCGGTGCTCGGCAACTTCGATGTGCTGGTCTGGTTTACCGGCGATGACAGTTTGACCACCCTGACCCAGACGGAGAGAGACAGCCTGTCAGCATTTCTGGATCGGGGAGGAAATCTTTTATTGTCTTCCAAGAACCTGGGACAGAACGTCAGCGACACGGCGACGTTCTATAACAGCTACCTCAAGGCTGATTTCGATGTATCCAACGTGGCGGCCGCCAATATCAACTCCATCGGCCAGGTGGCTCTGCCCATCAGTCACGGAATAGCAGACAGCCTTTATATTTACACTGGCGGAACGGCCGGCAACTGGCGATCCATAGACCGGATGTTCCCGCTGGCCGGCGCCGAATCGGTGTTCCAGTTCCGGACCATCGGCGGTTCCAGCGTCATCCGCTGTTCCACCGCGGTCTATAAGACGGTCTTCGCTTCGATTCCCTTGGAGGCGGTGGCCACTATCAGCGCTGGAAAGCTGTCCCGCACCGAGTTCATCGCCCGGTCCCTAAGGTGGTTCGGCATCCCGGCCTTCTATAAGGTGGAAGGGGAACCGGAGGCGCTGGTATACGGCAAAACAACCATATTGAACCAGGCCAGACCCAATCCCTTCACCAGCAATACCTCGATCTCCTATGCTCTGCCCACTGCCTCTCGGGTAGCTTTAAAGGTCTACAACATAGTGGGGCAGGAGATTGCCACTCTGTGCGACGGGGAGCAGGCCGCCGGGATGCACGAAGTTTCCTGGAATGGGCGGGATAACAGCGGAAGGAAAGTATCCAACGGAGTCTACCTCTACCGCTTGACCACCGGGAACCAGAGCTTGACCAAGAAAATGGTAAAGGTAAGATAG